From the genome of Duffyella gerundensis, one region includes:
- the cysJ gene encoding NADPH-dependent assimilatory sulfite reductase flavoprotein subunit — MTTQAPPASLLPLNPEQLARLQAATTDFSTTQLAWLSGYFWGMVNQAPGATVATSAPAAEAPAITLLSASQTGNARRVAEQLRDDLIAAKLTVNLVNAGDYKFKQIAQEKLLVVVTSTQGEGEPPEEAVALHKFLLSKKAPKLADTAFAVFGLGDTSYEFFCQAAKDVDGKLAELGGERLLDRVDADVDYAADAEKWRQAVVEILKKRAPVAAPAQTAATGSVNEVATSPYNKEAPLTASLSVNQKITGRNSDKDVRHIEIDLGDSGLRYQPGDALGVWYENDPALVNELVELLWLKGDEPVSVNGETLPLARALQCHYELTVNTPQIVQQYATLARNEALLEIAADKSKLQIYAQTMPIVDMVRDAPMELRPEQLTELLRPLTPRLYSIASSQAENESEVHITVGAVRFEVNDRERAGGASTWLADRLEEEGDVRVFIEHNDNFRLPANPDAPVIMIGPGTGIAPFRAFMQQRDSEGASGKNWLFFGNPHFTEDFLYQVEWQRYVKEGLLTHIDLAWSRDQVHKVYVQDKIREKGAEVWRWINEGAHIYVCGDANRMAKDVEQALLEVVAEYGGMDTETADEFLSELRIERRYQRDVY, encoded by the coding sequence GCAACTCGCGCGTTTACAGGCGGCAACCACCGACTTTTCCACCACGCAACTCGCCTGGCTCTCCGGTTATTTCTGGGGCATGGTCAATCAGGCTCCTGGTGCCACGGTAGCCACCAGCGCACCGGCGGCGGAAGCGCCCGCGATTACGCTGCTGTCCGCCTCGCAGACCGGCAACGCCCGTCGCGTGGCCGAGCAGCTGCGCGATGACCTGATCGCCGCCAAACTCACCGTTAATCTGGTGAACGCTGGCGATTACAAATTCAAGCAGATTGCGCAGGAAAAACTGCTGGTCGTTGTCACCTCCACGCAGGGCGAGGGCGAACCGCCGGAAGAAGCGGTGGCGTTGCATAAGTTTCTGCTGTCGAAAAAGGCACCGAAGCTCGCCGATACGGCGTTTGCGGTGTTTGGGCTGGGCGATACCTCCTATGAATTCTTCTGCCAGGCGGCAAAAGATGTCGATGGCAAGCTCGCTGAGCTGGGGGGCGAACGTCTGCTGGATCGCGTTGACGCCGATGTCGACTACGCTGCCGACGCCGAAAAATGGCGCCAGGCGGTGGTAGAGATCCTGAAAAAACGTGCGCCGGTCGCGGCGCCTGCGCAGACCGCCGCCACGGGCAGCGTTAATGAAGTGGCCACCAGCCCCTATAATAAAGAAGCACCGCTTACCGCCAGCCTGTCGGTTAACCAGAAGATTACCGGCCGCAACTCCGATAAAGATGTGCGCCATATCGAAATCGATCTGGGCGACTCCGGACTGCGCTATCAGCCGGGCGATGCGTTAGGCGTCTGGTATGAAAACGATCCGGCGCTGGTCAACGAACTGGTTGAGCTGCTGTGGTTAAAAGGTGATGAACCGGTCAGCGTCAACGGGGAAACCTTACCGCTGGCCAGGGCGTTGCAGTGCCATTACGAACTGACGGTAAACACGCCGCAAATCGTACAGCAGTACGCCACGCTGGCGCGCAATGAGGCGCTGCTGGAGATCGCGGCGGATAAAAGCAAGCTACAGATCTATGCGCAGACCATGCCGATCGTCGATATGGTGCGTGACGCGCCGATGGAGCTGCGTCCGGAACAGCTGACCGAGCTGCTGCGGCCGTTAACACCGCGTCTCTATTCTATCGCCTCGTCGCAGGCGGAAAATGAGAGCGAAGTGCATATCACCGTGGGTGCGGTACGCTTTGAGGTCAACGATCGTGAACGTGCCGGCGGCGCATCAACCTGGCTGGCCGATCGACTGGAAGAAGAGGGCGATGTTCGCGTCTTCATCGAGCATAACGATAACTTCCGTCTGCCTGCTAACCCGGATGCTCCGGTAATCATGATTGGTCCAGGCACCGGTATCGCGCCGTTTCGCGCCTTTATGCAGCAGCGCGACAGCGAAGGCGCCAGCGGTAAAAACTGGCTGTTCTTTGGCAATCCGCATTTCACCGAAGATTTTCTCTATCAGGTGGAATGGCAGCGCTATGTAAAAGAGGGGCTGTTGACCCATATCGATCTCGCCTGGTCACGCGATCAGGTGCATAAAGTTTATGTACAGGACAAAATCCGCGAAAAAGGTGCGGAAGTGTGGCGCTGGATTAACGAAGGCGCCCACATTTATGTCTGCGGCGACGCCAATCGTATGGCGAAAGACGTTGAGCAGGCATTACTGGAAGTGGTAGCTGAATACGGTGGCATGGACACCGAAACAGCTGACGAGTTTTTAAGTGAGCTGCGCATTGAGCGCCGCTATCAGCGAGACGTTTACTAA